TTCCAGAatcctctctgctcccctgctATCTACCTCCTAAAACCACACATTAGAGTTCTCAGCCATTTGTAGTTCCCCCAAGCGCcccctgctttttctcttctccctggtATTTGCCTCAAGAGCCCACAGTCAAATCCCACTGCCACCGCTCACCAGCCATGGGACTTCCTCTGAGCTATGTAATTCTGTGAGCCTTGGTTACCTCATCTGTCAAACAGGGGAAGGGGATGATGGCAATCATACTCATAAGGTAAAAGTAGTACCTGTCTTCTGGGTTGTTTAAAGGATTAGCTGTGTTAACACATAAAGCACgtgaaacagtgcctggcactgacTCAGTATTGAACTAGGGGTGGCTACTATCTATCATTGTGTATATAATCCATACTCCATTTACCCACTGTCTGACCTCTGCACACTTAGGACGTTGCCTCACTATACGAGCCATACTGCAGTGTCCCTCTGTCTGTTgttttgtgcacatgtgtgtgagagATAGAGTAGGCACATTTTTAGGTTTAATGGTTTGTGGTAAAAATTATCCTCTAGGAAGACAGTCCTACTTGCATAGAAAAAAAACTCTTGCCATCATTCCAGATTCAGTTCAAGTTCAGATGCCATCTGAGCTGAGAAATGTTCCCTGACTTCAACCACGACATACAGCATCGCATACACACACCATTATTCTAGGATAAAGGGCCACACACTGCACACTCTTCAAGTGTGATCCCACCCCCACCAGACAAAGAATCACTCTGGTAACTGAGCGAGATTCTTCAGGGACTGAGCCTGGAGTCTGCATTTTAAGCAAGTTCTGAGGGTACTCTTGTGTACATAAAGTTGGAGGACCCCAAGAGGTCCTTGAGGACAGAAACATAGTCCAActcatctctcctttctcagtgcccagcacacagcctgGCTCTACTCAgtggctcaataaatgtttgatgaatgaaaaaTAGGTTGGCCATTTTCCCAGCTGTAAAATAGAAGTAATCACATTCTATCTTCCAAATAGGAAGAATGAATGTTAATATTTATGAAGTGCTTAGGACactacctggcacatagtgagcagTCTATCAGttacatacatgcatgtgtgcatacatacataaagaaaTCTCCTCAAGATTAAAGAATTCAAGTTTATTAAAAACATCCAGCAAAAAAGGAAGGTGGAAAGAGGGGCCCAGCCCACCTCAACTCTTCCTTGTCCTCCAGAACAAACCCACCAGTTTGTGTCCGGCAAACTGGCTCCCTCCCCATTGGGACCATCCCTATAGGATCCACTCTGCAGTGCTGAAGCAGGGTGGGAAGCCCTAATCCTCAGGGCACTGCAAAATGTCAAAGGTCACGTAGCCCACTTCGTCCACCTGGTTCACCTCATTCCGAGAATTCACACGCCAGTAGAAGCGGTCCTGGCAGAAGTAGGCTTTCTCTGCAGGGGAACAGCAAGGACAAGGGAGGTGATGTCAACCTTCCCACAAACATATACAGAAGCAGAACAAGAGCTTTACAATCATCCCTCTTGCCCTTTTCATATGACATCTCTGTCTCCCCCGCCCCAACAGAGATGTTGGAGGGCAGAAAACCTCAATGTCCAAAGCACTGGCAccgagcctggcacacagtaggtactcaaaacAATTCATTCAACATGCGTGTGTTCAGCGATtcatttcatcaaatatttatagtGCTCAGCACTGTTAGAGGCACCGGGGGATACAGCAGAGTAAAAAACGTAGGCATCATCTCAGTTCTGCTGCTGCTGGCACTCTCAAGGGGTAAGAGAGACAATTAACAAGCAaacatttaagtaaataaataaatgagactgTGACAACATAGAAagctatgaaggaaataaaagcaagtaGGTGAATAACTCATGAAGGGCAGAGAAGGCCTCTTTGAAAAGGTAGCCTAAGCCTCCCAGCCCCAAAGGGTAAAAGGGAAGCAGCCCAGCCATGGTCTGGGGGAGAACCTTCCAGGTGTGGGAACAAAAAGCACAGAGGCCTGGAGCTAAGAGTGACCTTGACATGTTCAAAGAGCAGCCAAGGCCAGGTGGGTGGTGCAGAGCAGGAACCACTGGAGTGCTGGGAGGGTATGAGGGGAAGATCAGATCCCAGTAGTTTCTTTGACCTTGGAACTGGTCTGTAGTCATCCCCAGGACCGTGGCCCTGCACTCCTACACATTCCCTACTCCTGAGAACATCCTGATGGCACTGAACAACCAGTATACCTTGGAACAGAGTATTTACAAAGGAGATGGTGAAAACTGAATATTTTGTTAGTAGAGTCAACAGAACTTGTCAACTGATTGTATGTGAGCGGTGAGACAGAGAAAGTACGAGTAACTCCAGctatcatgcccattttacagatggggaaatgagGCTCCATGAGCagtagtgacttgcccaaagatACAgttacaaattttctttttttttttttaatcactgtattTCCCATGTCAGCATGGGTGCCTGGCATATTataggcacttgataaatattgtCTAATAAAGGAATGAGCCTCCGAGCAAAGCAGGCGTCCTGTACTGTCTGGGAAAGAGCTTCCAGATGGGGAGGCAGGATATCTGGGTTCTAGTTCTGGTTGTTCCTAGTGTCCCTTCATGATCTGGGAAAGGTCTCTGCATTTTTAAGGAACTTCATCTGTGCTGGGGCATTTGCCTCAGTCtccaggggatttttttttttctctttcagaatttGACCAATCACCTGAGGCAGGCTAAGtaggaagtggggggggggggtggtactCGCTCCTGACCCGCGGGTCTGCAGCCCTCACCTTGGTACTGGAAGATGTCATGCGTGTTCAAGGGCACCCCGGGGTACGTCTGTTCCACCGAGCCGGCGCTCCTGGGATCCACGGTCTGCGTCTTCACGTCGAAGCTGCAGGAAGGTGGTGAAGAAACAGGTGGTGAAGAGACAGGTGCTGAGCCGCAGGGCGGGGTGGGCGGATGTCGCCCGAGGTCCCCCTGCCGGCGGTCCGCGGTCGCGTGACTCTCACCTCCAGAAGCGCTGCCTGCTGAACAGCAGCACCTTACCCCCGCCTTGCGGGAGGGCGCCGGTGACTTGGGTAACCTCGGGGCCCAGGCCCAGCTTGTCCAGACGCCTCGGGCCTACCACCGACGTGCCTGTGTACACCCACACCTGGCGCCCTGCAGGGGAGAAGAGCCACGTCGGtctgggggcagggagtggaCACACATTGCTCTTGAATGTCAAGGGGAAGAACCCAGCGAGGCCTTTCTGCGCCCGAGGTGCCCGCAGTCTCGGCGCCCACGGAGGAGACCGGCTGGGCCGGACGGTGCAAGGGGACGGCGACGATCTGCGCCAGAAGGGGGCGCCTTTTTCCTAATCCGCGTAAACTTTCACGGATTTATACTCGGTCTCTTGGCCCTCCTAGATTGGCGAGGATGAGGATGGCGGGAGcggaggaagaaaaaggaggaaactaACCAGAGAAGAAGAAAGTCTTCTTGGTGAGCTGGTCCTCAAAGGCGGAGTCCAGCTTGCGGGGCAGCGCAGGCCACGTGTCGGTGATAAGGAAGGGGCCCTGCACCCGGCGTCCCTTGCCCTTGGAGAATCGCCAGTACTTCCTGAATGAGAAAAGGGAGCAGCGGGGCACTGAATTTTGAACCCGAGGCCAGTGGGCggagaggggcaggcagatgCCCCTCcaagtcccccccacccccccagccacaCATCCAAGCCCGCTCACCCTTCCTTGAAGAAATGCAAGTAGTTCCTGATCTCTGCGATGGCGTCGAAGATGTTCACTTTGCATATATCCTCTGCCGGATCCACAGGCACTGTAGGGGCCTCAGAAGGGCCAGCAGTGGGGGGACCCGTGGGGCCAGCTGCAGGGGGGCCTGTGGGGCCAGCAGTGGGGCGCTCGGAGGGGCGGGTGGTGGGAGGACCAGTAGCGCAGACGGTGGGCGGGGCGGTGGGCTGGGCGGTTGGAGGCTGTGGCTGAGGTTCAGGCCGAGGACCTAGAGAGACGGGAGAGACGGCGGCATCCGGATGAGATACCTCTATTCCTGCACACATCTCTGCTGGTGGAATATATGCCACCCCAAACCCCACCAGTTAGGCGTTTAGCACTCCCTCTCCTCACTTTGGGTGCTGCCTTCCCTCAATCACACTGACaagcccattccccaccccacccccatccattCACCTTTCATTCTAGTCATGTTTGTCCAATCCCTGGGCTGTGTAGGAACCCAAAGGGCCTTAGGGACACAGGACATGCAGgagctctccctccccctccagggTGGTGGGAAAGAAGTGTTTTTTGAACGCCAAACTTACTGCTAAGAGCTTTATAAATTCGCATTAGCtcatttgacttaaaaaaaaaaaaacatcaagtaGATTCTttaatatctccatttttaaatgaaggaataatATTAATGATCATAAGTGatgataacaaaatattaaacactCATATGGTGtctactatatgtcaggcattATTCTAACTCACTCAAACCTCCCAACAACCCTATGAGCAGGtgccatttcacaggtgagaaaattgagaggtgaagtaacttcCACGGTCACCTAGCCAGGAAGTGGCTGGACTGGCTTTTGAACCCACATCTGTCTAGACTCAGTCTAGAGTCTACGCTCTTTATCACCATCTCCAAGCAATGACCAGGCAGCAATTGGACCCACTGGCCCCAGGCTTTCCCACAGATAAACGTTGAggtcccccctgcccacctccctccgtTTCCCCATTGTGGGTACTGCGACAAAGCCCcgccccttcctccatccctgcccccaaCCTCACCGTACAGATGCTGGATGCCCTTCACGTCGTCTTCATGCAGGGGGGGACCCTCGGTGAAGCTGTACATGGGGTACATGAGCGCTTCTGGCACCGATGAATGATCTAAACCCAGCGCGTGGCCGAACTCATGGGCGGCCACAAGGAACAGGCTGTATCCTGGAGGAAAGAGAGGCCCTGGGATGTGAGtcctggccctccctcccccaacaccAATGCCCCCAACCTTGGAACCCTGTTCACCTTGGTCCGGGCAGAAGCCCCACTTCTTGTCTCTGTCAAAGTTCGAAGTGGTGGCGCACCAGAGGTGCCCATCTCCGCGGCCCTCCCTGGTGCACGTCGAGTACTGCTTGCCCAGGAAGATGAAGGGGAAGACACACGGCTCCCCAGCGGAGTTGCCCCCGGTCACCGCGGAATCGACTGGAGACAGGAAGCGCCTTGGGTGAGCCAGGTGGGTGGGCCCAGTAAGGAACCAGGGCGGGCCAAACTGGGAGCTAGATAATCCTGGTGTCCTATTTTAAAAGCCTAGGGGACGCTGGGGATGCAGCTGAGCCCGGGCTAGGGtggtgggcggggcctgccgaCGGAGACTACAGGAGAGGCAGCAAGCTGGACTAAAAGGCCAAGCCGCAGGGGTGCGGGGTGGGTTGGGGCGGCACGTGGACGTCAGGCCGAGACACCGTGGTCCTGAGGACCAGCGTGTAGTGGAGAGACAAACCGATGGGCAGAGGAGCCCCATTTCGGGGACCAATGCGAAACTAAGTGGGGCGGGCCTGAGTCTGGCAGGCGGGGCAGAGGTACCTCGGGTTGGGCAGAAGCCGAAGAGTTTGTCCTGGTCGTAGTTGGCGGTGGTGGAGCACCAGCGGTAGCCGTCCGAGCGGCCGTCGGTGGTGCACGTGGAGTAGGAGCGGCCCTCGAAGGTGAACGGAAACACGCAGGGCTTGCCGTCCCCATTGCCGTCCTGGGTGTAGAGTTCTGGGGAGACCCACACAATTACCCGAAGATGCCATGAGTATACTGACCCCCACTCTGTGTCCTCCATTCCTCCtgtacccatttcacagatgagaaactggCCCCAGAGAACGAGAGGCTGACTTGCAGGCCGCACAGCCCTAGTGGCAGAGCCGGGATGAAACTCTAGGGTTCTGGCCCCTCGAGGGGGTGGGCGCCGCTCACCCCCGCCGCGACCCCGCACTCACTCTCGCTGGGGCAGAAGCCGAACCGACGGTCGGTGTCATAGTCGGCCGTGGTGCTGCACCAGGGCGTGTCATCCGAGCGGCCGTCCGTGGTGCAGGCCGAGTAGGAGCGGCCCTCGAAGGTGAAGGGGAAGTGGCAGGGGGCGCCATCTGCGTTTCCGAAGTGGGTCGGAACCACTGCGGGAGGAGGGGGACGGGGTCAGGGTGGCCGGTGATGAGTGTGAAAAGAGAAGGGAGTGGGGGCCGGGGCGGCTCAGGATCTCACCGACGCCCTTGCCCAGAGTCCATAACTCTTCATCGTCGAAGTGGGCATCTCCCTGAATGCCCGGGCCGGGAGGAAAGGCGTGAGCCAGGAGCCCGTTCTTCCCATCGAAGGG
This portion of the Vulpes lagopus strain Blue_001 chromosome 18, ASM1834538v1, whole genome shotgun sequence genome encodes:
- the MMP9 gene encoding matrix metalloproteinase-9, translating into MNPRQPLVLVFLVLACCSAAPRPHKPTVVVFPGELRTNLTDKELAEEYLFRYGYTHVAELSNDKQSLSRGLRLLQRRLALPETGELDKTTLEAMRAPRCGVPDLGKFQTFEGDLKWHHRDITYWIQNYSEDLPRDVIDDAFARAFAVWSAVTPLTFTRVYGPEADILIQFGVREHGDGYPFDGKNGLLAHAFPPGPGIQGDAHFDDEELWTLGKGVVVPTHFGNADGAPCHFPFTFEGRSYSACTTDGRSDDTPWCSTTADYDTDRRFGFCPSEKLYTQDGNGDGKPCVFPFTFEGRSYSTCTTDGRSDGYRWCSTTANYDQDKLFGFCPTRVDSAVTGGNSAGEPCVFPFIFLGKQYSTCTREGRGDGHLWCATTSNFDRDKKWGFCPDQGYSLFLVAAHEFGHALGLDHSSVPEALMYPMYSFTEGPPLHEDDVKGIQHLYGPRPEPQPQPPTAQPTAPPTVCATGPPTTRPSERPTAGPTGPPAAGPTGPPTAGPSEAPTVPVDPAEDICKVNIFDAIAEIRNYLHFFKEGKYWRFSKGKGRRVQGPFLITDTWPALPRKLDSAFEDQLTKKTFFFSGRQVWVYTGTSVVGPRRLDKLGLGPEVTQVTGALPQGGGKVLLFSRQRFWSFDVKTQTVDPRSAGSVEQTYPGVPLNTHDIFQYQEKAYFCQDRFYWRVNSRNEVNQVDEVGYVTFDILQCPED